A region of Silurus meridionalis isolate SWU-2019-XX chromosome 13, ASM1480568v1, whole genome shotgun sequence DNA encodes the following proteins:
- the LOC124395333 gene encoding extracellular calcium-sensing receptor-like, which translates to MYINKNSGTCQLRGHFRLNGMQQDGDFILGGLFAIHFITVFPELSFTSAPEQPYCEQFDMANFQQAMTMVFAIDEINRNPNLLPNITLGYHLYDNCVKLAVAFRAATALISGTDELASGLNCTSPPPVIGIVGDPGSTHSIAISSVLGLFRVPMVSYFATCSCLTDRHQFPSFFRTIPSDAFQVRAIILILKHFGWTWVGLVYSNDDYGIYAAYSFHQDVQEQLGGCVAYSEMLPRDNNLKDVERIVRVIKTSTAKVVVVISTDAYLVSLIHEVSLRNVTGKQWIASEAWATSSVFLTPHLLPFLGGTLGIAIRRGEIAGLRDFLLRLRPDTKPANNMVRIFWEEMFGCRFDSENMQTAMKDERMLCTGNEDLSSTKTAYSDMSELRASYNVYKAVYALAHALHDLTQCQDGKGPFNGHSCAKIVTLQPWQVVHYLQRVNFTTGFGDHVSFDINGNPLAIYDIMNWQPNSDGSMRLQTVGVVDEAAQRNHVLTLNEDALYWNFDTNKPPRSVCSESCPMGTRRARKKGMPICCFDCLPCADGEISNTTDTLECTACPDEFWSSPEKDHCVPKEVEFLSYEEPLGISLTTASLFGTCFCTGVLIVFVHHRHTPVVRANNSELSFLLLLSLKLCFLCVLLFIGQPQLWTCQLRHVVFGISFVLSVSSILVKTMVVVAVFKSSRPESQNAIKWFGVAQQRGTVLVLTALQVVICTVWLTTASPTPHKNTRYISSKIVFECALGSVMGFAALLGYIGLLAAVSFLLAFLARNLPDNFNEAKFITFSMLIFCAVWITFVPAYVSSPGKYSVAVEVFAILASSFGLLIAIFAPKCYIILLHPERNTKKAIMSRATQNQ; encoded by the exons atgtatataaataaaa ACTCAGGAACCTGTCAGCTCAGGGGGCACTTCAGGCTAAATGGGATGCAGCAGGATGGAGATTTTATTCTAGGAGGCCTATTTGCAATCCACTTTATTACTGTTTTTCCAGAGTTGAGCTTCACAAGTGCGCCGGAGCAACCTTATTGTGAACA GTTCGACATGGCAAACTTCCAGCAGGCGATGACAATGGTTTTTGCTATAGATGAGATCAATAGAAATCCCAAcctgcttcctaacatcacaCTGGGATATCATTTATATGATAACTGCGTGAAGCTTGCGGTAGCATTTCGGGCAGCCACAGCTCTCATCAGTGGGACTGATGAACTTGCCTCCGGTCTGAACTGCACCAGTCCTCCTCCGGTGATCGGAATAGTGGGAGATCCGGGTTCCACTCATTCTATTGCTATCTCTAGTGTGCTGGGGTTGTTTCGAGTGCCCATG GTGAGCTACTTTGCCACTTGCTCCTGTCTCACTGATCGGCATCAGTTCCCCTCGTTTTTCAGGACAATCCCCAGTGATGCCTTCCAGGTTCGTGCCATCATCCTAATCTTGAAGCACTTCGGATGGACCTGGGTGGGCCTGGTGTACAGCAACGATGACTATGGGATCTATGCTGCCTACTCCTTCCACCAGGATGTTCAGGAACAGCTTGGCGGCTGTGTGGCTTATTCTGAGATGCTGCCCAGGGACAACAACCTCAAAGATGTGGAGCGTATTGTCAGAGTGATTAAAACCTCCACAGctaaggtggtggtggtgatctCTACTGATGCATACTTGGTTTCATTAATACACGAAGTGTCTCTCAGAAATGTCACTGGAAAACAGTGGATTGCTAGCGAGGCCTGGGCTACTTCATCTGTCTTCCTCACACCACACCTGCTCCCGTTCCTTGGAGGAACTCTAGGCATTGCTATCCGGCGTGGAGAGATTGCAGGCCTTCGGGATTTCCTGCTACGTCTGCGCCCTGACACGAAGCCAGCAAACAATATGGTCCGGATCTTTTGGGAGGAAATGTTCGGATGCAGGTTTGATTCAGAAAACATGCAGACTGCCATGAAAGATGAAAGAATGTTGTGCACAGGGAATGAAGATCTGAGCAGCACAAAAACAGCATACAGTGATATGTCTGAATTAAGAGCATcctataatgtatataaagcaGTTTATGCGCTTGCTCATGCCCTGCATGACCTGACACAGTGTCAGGATGGCAAAGGGCCTTTTAATGGTCACAGCTGTGCTAAAATAGTCACCTTACAGCCCTGGCAG GTTGTCCATTACCTACAAAGAGTGAATTTCACCACTGGCTTTGGGGATCATGTATCTTTTGACATAAATGGCAATCCCTTGGCTATCTATGATATTATGAACTGGCAGCCAAACTCGGATGGTTCGATGAGGCTCCAGACAGTTGGTGTGGTGGATGAAGCTGCACAAAGAAACCATGTCCTTACATTGAATGAGGATGCTCTGTACTGGAACTTTGATACCAATAAA CCACCCAGGTCTGTGTGCAGTGAAAGCTGCCCCATGGGCACCAGGAGAGCCAGAAAGAAAGGCATGCCCATCTGCTGCTTTGACTGTCTGCCCTGTGCTGATGGAGAGATCAGCAACACAACAG ATACATTAGAATGCACTGCATGCCCTGATGAGTTCTGGTCCAGCCCAGAGAAGGACCATTGTGTCCCAAAGGAGGTGGAGTTCCTGTCCTATGAAGAGCCACTGGGCATCTCCTTAACAACAGCTTCCCTTTTTGGCACTTGTTTCTGCACTGGGGTTCTGATTGTGTTTGTGCATCATCGCCACACCCCTGTGGTCCGGGCCAACAACTCTGAGCTCAGTTTCCTGCTGCTCCTGTCACTCAAACTGTGCTTCCTATGTGTGTTGCTGTTCATTGGCCAGCCTCAACTGTGGACATGCCAGCTAAGGCATGTGGTATTTGGTATAAGTTTTGTATTGAGCGTCTCCAGCATCCTGGTCAAAACCATGGTGGTTGTAGCAGTGTTTAAGTCTTCTCGGCCAGAAAGTCAAAATGCTATAAAGTGGTTTGGAGTGGCCCAACAGCGAGGTACAGTGTTAGTCCTTACAGCCCTCCAGGTGGTCATATGCACAGTCTGGCTAACTACAGCCTCTCCCACCCCTCACAAAAACACTCGCTACATCAGTTCAAAAATAGTGTTTGAATGTGCTTTAGGCTCTGTGATGGGGTTTGCAGCTCTATTAGGTTACATTGGCCTGCTGGCTGCTGTCAGCTTTCTTCTGGCCTTCTTAGCAAGGAACCTGCCAGATAATTTTAACGAGGCCAAGTTCATCACATTTAGCATGCTAATATTCTGTGCCGTTTGGATCACTTTTGTGCCTGCATACGTCAGCTCTCCAGGGAAGTACTCTGTGGCTGTAGAGGTCTTTGCTATCTTAGCATCTAGTTTTGGCCTGCTGATAGCCATATTTGCTCCAAAGTGCTACATTATACTCTTACATCCTGAACGGAACACCAAAAAGGCCATCATGAGTCGAGCAACACAAAACCAATAG